In Mustela lutreola isolate mMusLut2 chromosome 1, mMusLut2.pri, whole genome shotgun sequence, one genomic interval encodes:
- the LOC131822573 gene encoding olfactory receptor 4C11 — translation MQQNNTVTEFILLGLTQNPMRQKMVFVIFFIFYVGTVVGNLLIIVTIKSSRTLGSPMYFFLFYLSLADSCFSTSTAPRLIVDSLSAKKIISYNECMTQVFALHLFGCMEIFVLILMAADRYVAICKPLHYPTIMRRQVCTILIILAWIGSFIHSIAQIILALRLPFCGPNLIDHYCCDLQPLLKLACMDTYRINLLLVSNSGAICSSSFVILMISYIVILHSLRNHSGEGRKKALSTCTSHIIVVILFFGPCIFIYTRPPTTFPMDKMVAVFYTIGTPFLNPLIYTLRNAEVKNAMRKLWHIKISSGSKR, via the coding sequence ATGCAACAAAATAACACCGTAACTGAGTTCATACTGTTAGGATTGACCCAAAATCCCATGAGACAGAAAATGGTATTTgtaatattcttcattttttatgtgGGAACCGTGGTAGGGAATTTGCTTATTATTGTGACCATCAAGTCCAGCCGGACACTTGGAAgccccatgtactttttcctattttatttgtcCCTTGCTGATTCCTGTTTCTCAACGTCCACAGCCCCCAGACTAATTGTGGATTCACTCTCTGCAAAAAAAATCATATCTTACAATGAGTGCATGACTCAAGTCTTTGCCCTACATTTATTTGGCTGTATGGAGATCTTTGTGCTCATCCTCATGGCCGCTGATCGTTATGTGGCAATCTGTAAGCCCTTACATTACCCAACCATCATGAGACGACAGGTCTGCACCATCCTTATTATTCTTGCATGGATagggtcttttatccattctatAGCCCAGATTATCCTGGCCTTGAGACTGCCTTTCTGTGGACCCAATTTGATTGATCATTACTGCTGTGATTTACAACCCTTGCTGAAACTTGCTTGCATGGACACCTATAGGATCAATTTACTGTTGGTGTCCAACAGTGGGGCCATTTGCTCAAGCAGTTTTGTGATTCTGATGATCTCATACATTGTAATCTTGCATTCCTTGAGAAATCACagtggagaagggaggaaaaaagctcTCTCAACTTGCACTTCTCACATCATAGTAGTAATCTTATTCTTTGGtccatgtatattcatatatacacgCCCCCCAACCACTTTCCCCATGGACAAGATGGTGGCTGTATTTTATACTATTGGGACCCCTTTTCTCAATCCACTCATCTATACACTGAGGAATGCAGAAGTGAAAAATGCCATGAGAAAGCTCTGGCATATCAAAATTTCCTCAGGAAGCAAAAGATGA